The genomic segment CACGATGGCCGAGCCTCCCCACGTCACCGACTTCCGTGCCCTGCTCGGCTGGGGCGCCCGCGCCCTGGTGGACGGCAAGGAGTGCATCGTCGGACGTCTGGACACGGTCACCGCGGCCTCCCCCACGACCCCCGAGCCTGTCGAGGGGTGGGCCACCGACGCCATCACCTCCGCCGAGCGCGCCGGGGCTGTGGCAGTGGCCGTGCGGCACGACGGCACGTTGCTGGGTGTGGTGACGATGGCTGACCAGGTGAAGCCGAGCGCGCAGTCGGCCGTCGAGAAGCTCAAGGAGATGGGACTGCGCACGGTCCTGCTCACGGGCGACTCGGAGCTGGTGGCCAACCACGTCGCGGCGCAGCTCGGGATCGACGAGGTCCGTGCCCGGGTGCTGCCCGATGAGAAGTCCGGCGTCGTCCAGTCACTGCGCGACGAGGGCCGCAATGTGGCGATGGTGGGCGATGGCATCAACGACTCGGCGGCGCTGGCGACGGCCAACCTGGGCATCGCGATGGGCCAGGGCACCGAGATCGCGATGAAGAGCGCGGACATCATCATCGTCCGTGATGACCTGCGGACCCTGGTGGATGCCATCCAGCTGAGCCGCCGCACCATCTCCACCATCAAGATGAACCTGGTGTGGGCCTTCGGCTACAACATCGCCGCCATCCCGATCGCCGCGGCCGGCCTGCTGAACCCGCTGATCGCCGCCGCCGCGATGGCGATGAGTTCCGTGCTGGTGGTCTCCAATTCGCTGCGGCTGCGCACCTACGAACCGGTGGACTGACTCGCGGCGTGCCGCACCGCACGGGTACCCATGACAGCAGGGCCCGCACCGACGAATCGGTGCGGGCCCTGCTGGTGTGCTGTGTCAATCAGTCCCGAGGGACGGAAATCACTTGGCAGCGACGGTCACGGAGATGTGGGCGGTCACGGCCTCGTGCAGCTTGATGCCGACGGTGTGCTTGCCGGTGAGCTTGATCGGCTTGGCGATCTGCACGGCGCGCTTGTCGACGGCGGGGCCACCGACGGCCTTGACGGCCTTGACGATGTCAGCGGCGGTGACGGCTCCGAAGAGCTTGCCCTCGGCGCTGGCAGCCTGGGCCTCGTAGGTGACCTCGAGGGCCTCCAACTGGGCCTTGACCTCGTTGGCATGCTCGATGCCGCGGATCTCGCGAGCGTCACGAGCGCGCTTGATGCCCTCGATCTGCTTCTCGGCGCCGCGGGTCCAGCGGATCGCCTTGCCCTGGGGCATCAGGAAGTTGCGGCCGTAGCCGTCCTTGACCTCGACG from the Luteococcus japonicus genome contains:
- the rplI gene encoding 50S ribosomal protein L9, with the protein product MKLILTAPVEKLGIAGDVVEVKDGYGRNFLMPQGKAIRWTRGAEKQIEGIKRARDAREIRGIEHANEVKAQLEALEVTYEAQAASAEGKLFGAVTAADIVKAVKAVGGPAVDKRAVQIAKPIKLTGKHTVGIKLHEAVTAHISVTVAAK